A genomic stretch from Oryzias latipes chromosome 24, ASM223467v1 includes:
- the LOC111947116 gene encoding protein broad-minded-like, which translates to MVLSYPVPHFYTLDPPETLHTSQSCEISAFLTSSKDSKSDDYWLKKCQNLFLKAMTSEPHNLTGNVLADLLERVVVHLSNSATECRFSLDQHKETGRFTIYCRSCI; encoded by the exons ATGGTTTTATCCTACCCTGTGCCACACTTCTACACCTTGGACCCACCAGAGACTCTTCACACCTCACAAA GTTGTGAGATAAGTGCTTTTCTGACTTCCTCCAAAGACTCAAAAAGTGATGATTACTGGTTAAAGAAGTGCCAGAATCTGTTCCTTAAAGCCATGACGTCTGAACCCCACAACCTCACTGGGAACG TGCTGGCTGACCTTCTGGAGAGAGTCGTGGTTCATCTATCCAACTCTGCCACAGAGTGCCGCTTCTCCTTGGATCAACACAAAG AGACTGGaaggttcaccatctactgcaggagctgcatctga